In Nitrospirota bacterium, the DNA window ATACGCACGGTGAGCCACGGCAACAATCAATCCATCGACGTTCTTCAAATCATCCCACTGCTGGAGATGAATGCCGTATTCTGCGACCGCTTCCTCTGGTTCGGCGATCGGATCATGTACAAGTACTTGAACACCATACTCGCGCAACTCCTGAATAATATCGGGGACCTTGCTATTGCGCAGATCCGGCACATTCTCCTTAAATGTGAGTCCTAACACTGCCACCTTGAGATCGTTGACTGGCCGAGGAAGTTGACTGAGCAGCTTCATCGTTTGTTCCGCAATAAATTTCCCCATCCCGTTGTTGATACGCCGACCGGCTAGGATTACTTGAGGATGATAACCGACTGATTCAGCCTTGGAAGTCAGATAATACGGGTCTACACCAATACAATGGCCGCCAACGAGGCCCGGAGTAAACTTCAGGAAATTCCACTTCGTTCCTGCCGCATCCAGTACAGACTTGGTATCAATTCCAAGTCGGTGAAAGATGAGTGCCAACTCATTCATCAGCGCGATATTCAAATCTCGCTGGGTATTTTCAATTACCTTCGCCGCTTCAGCAACCTTAATGCTGGAAGCCCGATGAATCCCCGCCTTAACCACAAGTTCATACGTCTCGGCGACAATCGCTAACGATGCATCATCTTGGGCCGACACGACCTTAATAATTCTCTCCAGCGTATGTTCCTTATCTCCCGGATTGATTCGTTCTGGGGAATACCCAATCTTAAAATCAACACCTGCTTTCATCCCGGAGACTTTCTCTAAAATAGGAAGGCACACTTCCTCGGTGGCGCCGGGATAGACCGTCGATTCGTAGACCACAATCGAACCAGGTGAGAGATTGGCACCTATGAGCTCAGATGATTTGCGAAGAGCCGTCAAATCAGGCTGAAGAGCTTCATTAATCGGCGTAGGGACGGCCACAATGATGAAATCTGCGGCCTTGAGATCACTAGGCTGGAATGTATAGTGAACGTCCGTCGCTTTCAGATCAGCAGCAGACACCTCACCTGTACGGTCAAGGCCCTTCTGTAACTCTGCAATCTTTGCCTTGTTGATATCAAAACCAATCACATGCTGCCGTTTCCCGAATGCGACCGCAATAGGAAGACCAACATAGCCGAGTCCTACAACTGCAATTTTTCGCGATGTCTCTTTTTGTTGAGCCATGAGTCCTCTCCGATTAGTTTTTATCAGAATGGCAGAACCTCCGACTTCCGTCAACGAAATCGAGTGAATCTATGCTAGGAACCGGTCATGTTGTCGGAACATGTTCAATCGATTTTTCTTTTTCGTTTTTACTCCCGCCGATAATCTTAGCAACTCCTCAAGAAACTCAAGAGAGCATTGAGATAACATCTCCGGGCTACATCTCATCAACACTTGATCTCGCCGACAACCACCTTTTCGCCTGATGAGACATTGCAAGAGCTGGCCACTTTCCCTTGCTAACCACGTGGGAGCACAAATCACATCTATCATGAACGGCTACTAACAAAACTACCCTCCTCATCCCCCTGGCCAAACAGCGC includes these proteins:
- a CDS encoding nucleotide sugar dehydrogenase, with the translated sequence MAQQKETSRKIAVVGLGYVGLPIAVAFGKRQHVIGFDINKAKIAELQKGLDRTGEVSAADLKATDVHYTFQPSDLKAADFIIVAVPTPINEALQPDLTALRKSSELIGANLSPGSIVVYESTVYPGATEEVCLPILEKVSGMKAGVDFKIGYSPERINPGDKEHTLERIIKVVSAQDDASLAIVAETYELVVKAGIHRASSIKVAEAAKVIENTQRDLNIALMNELALIFHRLGIDTKSVLDAAGTKWNFLKFTPGLVGGHCIGVDPYYLTSKAESVGYHPQVILAGRRINNGMGKFIAEQTMKLLSQLPRPVNDLKVAVLGLTFKENVPDLRNSKVPDIIQELREYGVQVLVHDPIAEPEEAVAEYGIHLQQWDDLKNVDGLIVAVAHRAYAEMNLQELLKPLRDQRDGVVIDVKSLLDRAKLSSSLKYWRL